In Pirellulales bacterium, a single genomic region encodes these proteins:
- a CDS encoding glycogen/starch/alpha-glucan phosphorylase, giving the protein MSQKKVPTVTSEPAKTAAPPTQSADGSEVQSAIQAAAQSSPAKQPAPVDGKPTGGGSSDRPEANGKAAVLKRYECDEILFAGNPNASYDRHLVFGHEIEPAAASFRDRFEAVAMAVRDMLSRRWLKTQRTYDRENPKRVYYLSMEFLIGRSLTNNITNLMAEPVVRDAMQREGLDIMRLAEMEPDAGLGNGGLGRLAACYIDSMATLQIPAIGYGLRYEYGMFHQDIKGGYQAERPDNWLRRPDPWEVIRPAEKVEVKLHAAVQMRDGVPQLVADGITTLIGIPCDRPVVGYGGQTINTLRLWEASSPAYFDLDEFNHGDFFGAVHNKVLAENVTRVLYPDDSTSAGRRLRFAQEYFLVACSLADILRRFRSGNNEWQELPEKVAIQLNDTHPSLAVAELMRILLDSVGLGWDEAWDLTVRTLAYTNHTLLPEALEKWPVELFEAVLPRHLEIIYEINRRLLDNVRQRFPGDEGRVERISLIQERPIRQVRMANLAIVGTHSTNGVAALHSELLRKVTVKDLAEMFPARFSNKTNGVTPRRWLLTANPPLANLITEAIGDGWITDLAQLRKLAPLADDKVFCAKFCNAKRDAKTRFVNWLRTTTGHSIDPNTIFDCQIKRIHEYKRQLLNVLHIIIHYNRLRENPRLEAPPRTFLFAGKAAPAYTLAKRIIKLINNVAATIDADPTVAGRLKVFFLPDYNVTLAERLIPAADVSEQISTAGYEASGTSNMKFMVNGALTVGTRDGATIEMAEEAGEENFFLFGLTAEQVQSSRGWYNPHWHYEHEPETRQALDMIMSDEFSRGEPGIFGPICDVLLTRGDFYMHLADLTAYTQTHDRVGQLYADPAAWARAAVLNVASSGKFSSDRAISEYAADIWGAEPCPVP; this is encoded by the coding sequence ATGTCCCAGAAAAAGGTTCCCACGGTCACTTCCGAGCCCGCCAAAACCGCCGCGCCGCCCACGCAGTCGGCAGACGGATCGGAAGTGCAGTCGGCAATCCAGGCGGCAGCGCAATCATCGCCGGCAAAGCAACCTGCCCCTGTGGATGGCAAACCGACCGGCGGCGGTTCGAGCGATCGGCCAGAAGCCAACGGCAAAGCGGCCGTGCTGAAACGCTACGAATGCGACGAAATCCTATTTGCCGGCAATCCGAATGCGTCGTACGATCGGCACCTCGTGTTCGGCCATGAGATCGAGCCCGCAGCGGCAAGCTTCCGCGATCGCTTCGAGGCGGTCGCGATGGCCGTTCGCGACATGCTCTCCCGCCGCTGGCTGAAAACGCAGCGCACCTACGATCGCGAAAATCCGAAGCGTGTCTATTACCTTTCGATGGAATTTTTGATCGGCCGCTCGCTCACGAACAACATCACCAACCTGATGGCCGAGCCGGTCGTGCGCGACGCGATGCAGCGCGAAGGGCTCGACATCATGCGGCTGGCGGAAATGGAGCCCGACGCCGGACTGGGCAACGGCGGGTTGGGCCGGCTCGCCGCTTGCTACATCGATTCGATGGCCACGCTGCAAATCCCCGCCATCGGCTACGGCCTGCGCTACGAATACGGAATGTTCCACCAAGACATCAAAGGCGGCTATCAAGCCGAGCGGCCCGACAACTGGCTGCGCCGCCCGGACCCATGGGAAGTGATCCGTCCGGCGGAGAAGGTGGAAGTGAAGTTGCATGCCGCGGTGCAGATGCGCGACGGCGTTCCGCAGCTCGTCGCCGACGGCATCACCACGCTGATTGGTATTCCCTGCGATCGGCCGGTGGTCGGCTATGGCGGCCAAACCATCAACACACTGCGCCTCTGGGAAGCGAGTTCGCCGGCCTATTTCGATCTCGATGAATTCAATCACGGCGACTTTTTCGGCGCCGTGCACAATAAAGTGCTGGCCGAAAACGTCACGCGCGTTCTCTATCCTGATGATTCGACCAGTGCCGGCCGGCGGTTGCGATTCGCCCAGGAATACTTTTTGGTCGCCTGTTCGCTGGCCGACATCTTGCGTCGATTCCGCTCCGGCAACAACGAATGGCAAGAATTGCCCGAAAAGGTGGCGATCCAACTCAACGACACGCATCCATCCTTGGCCGTGGCCGAGTTGATGCGGATCTTGCTCGACAGCGTGGGCCTGGGTTGGGACGAAGCCTGGGATCTCACGGTGCGGACGCTGGCCTACACCAACCACACCCTGCTGCCCGAGGCCTTGGAAAAATGGCCGGTTGAATTGTTCGAAGCCGTGTTGCCGCGGCATCTGGAAATCATCTACGAGATCAACCGCCGGCTGCTCGACAACGTACGGCAGCGGTTTCCCGGCGACGAAGGCCGCGTCGAGCGCATCAGCCTGATTCAAGAGCGGCCCATCCGGCAAGTGCGAATGGCAAACCTGGCGATCGTCGGCACGCATAGCACCAACGGCGTGGCCGCCCTGCATTCCGAGTTGCTGAGAAAAGTAACGGTCAAAGATTTGGCCGAGATGTTTCCGGCGCGGTTCAGCAACAAGACCAACGGCGTCACGCCGCGGCGCTGGCTTCTGACGGCCAATCCGCCGCTTGCGAACCTGATTACCGAAGCGATCGGCGACGGCTGGATCACCGACCTGGCGCAACTTCGCAAACTGGCGCCGCTGGCCGACGATAAGGTGTTCTGCGCGAAGTTTTGCAATGCCAAGCGCGACGCCAAGACCCGGTTCGTAAATTGGCTGCGCACGACCACTGGCCATTCGATCGATCCCAACACGATCTTCGATTGCCAAATCAAGCGAATTCATGAATACAAGCGGCAATTGTTGAACGTGCTGCACATCATCATTCACTACAACCGGCTCCGCGAGAATCCACGATTGGAGGCTCCCCCGCGCACGTTTCTGTTCGCCGGCAAGGCGGCCCCGGCTTACACACTGGCGAAGCGGATCATCAAGCTAATCAACAACGTGGCGGCGACGATCGACGCCGATCCGACCGTGGCCGGCCGGCTGAAGGTGTTTTTCCTGCCCGACTACAATGTCACGTTGGCCGAGCGACTGATTCCCGCCGCGGATGTGTCGGAGCAGATTTCCACCGCCGGCTACGAAGCCAGCGGCACGAGCAATATGAAGTTCATGGTCAACGGCGCACTGACGGTCGGCACTCGCGACGGCGCGACGATCGAGATGGCCGAGGAGGCGGGCGAAGAGAATTTCTTCCTCTTCGGACTGACGGCCGAGCAAGTGCAATCCAGCCGTGGCTGGTACAATCCGCATTGGCACTACGAGCATGAGCCGGAAACTCGCCAAGCGCTCGACATGATCATGTCCGACGAATTCAGCCGCGGCGAGCCGGGAATTTTTGGCCCGATTTGCGACGTGTTGCTCACGCGCGGCGATTTCTACATGCATCTGGCCGACCTCACCGCATATACCCAAACGCACGACCGCGTCGGCCAACTGTATGCCGATCCTGCCGCCTGGGCGCGTGCGGCAGTGCTGAATGTGGCATCCAGCGGAAAATTTTCGAGCGACCGAGCCATCAGCGAATACGCGGCCGACATTTGGGGCGCCGAACCCTGCCCGGTGCCGTAA
- a CDS encoding transglutaminase-like domain-containing protein, translated as MHALDKIFRCSGIFLSLGFGLAIRAAEPTAAAPTVAAPTAAAPIAAAPTAAAAPDPQLPYQAERSNPVTYDVDFSAVVMAPGKAEVLKVWLPMPPSNVAQEVTEGDLTTFPMDVKPTIATEPLFGNRFACFEFPSPQGGQIIRHRFKVKVWELHWNLDPSKILAVKEWPKSFDKYRRGESQAVVVDDRFERLLNQIVPQRTNPLRDMATVMRWVNKNFVYDHGDASLQASSVHAIEDYRGHCSDYHGFCAAMGRVMGYPTRVTYGINPFPKNSPSHCKLEVFLRPYGWVSFDVSETQNMLAAIQKDTELDQAQKAALSQAAQDRLVHGFRDNTWYMQTVGTDYDLAPAASKRVPVVRTIYAEVDGVPLPDGDPVTGKKREFAWLTVQKFTADKAVSYPFKDFSSLKAAAAGKSRDAGPK; from the coding sequence ATGCATGCGCTCGACAAGATTTTCCGTTGTTCTGGCATTTTCCTCTCGCTTGGATTTGGCCTTGCGATTCGCGCTGCCGAGCCGACTGCGGCGGCGCCAACCGTCGCGGCGCCAACTGCGGCCGCGCCAATTGCGGCGGCGCCAACCGCGGCCGCGGCGCCAGACCCGCAGTTGCCGTATCAGGCCGAGCGGTCGAACCCCGTGACCTACGACGTCGATTTTTCCGCCGTGGTGATGGCTCCCGGCAAGGCGGAGGTGTTGAAAGTTTGGCTGCCGATGCCGCCGTCGAACGTTGCGCAGGAGGTTACGGAAGGAGATTTGACGACGTTTCCGATGGATGTGAAGCCAACCATCGCCACGGAGCCGCTCTTCGGCAATCGATTTGCCTGTTTCGAATTCCCGTCGCCCCAAGGCGGACAGATTATCCGGCATCGATTCAAGGTCAAGGTTTGGGAATTGCATTGGAACCTTGACCCAAGCAAAATCTTGGCCGTGAAAGAATGGCCCAAATCCTTCGACAAATATCGGCGCGGCGAAAGCCAGGCCGTCGTGGTCGATGACCGGTTCGAGCGGCTGTTGAATCAAATCGTTCCCCAGCGGACCAATCCCCTGCGCGATATGGCGACGGTGATGCGCTGGGTGAACAAAAACTTCGTTTACGACCATGGCGATGCATCCTTGCAGGCCAGCTCGGTCCATGCGATCGAAGATTACCGCGGGCATTGCAGCGATTATCACGGCTTTTGCGCGGCGATGGGGCGGGTGATGGGGTATCCGACGCGCGTCACGTATGGCATCAACCCCTTCCCGAAAAATTCTCCTTCGCACTGCAAATTGGAAGTGTTCTTGCGACCATATGGCTGGGTGAGCTTCGACGTGTCGGAAACTCAGAACATGCTCGCCGCCATTCAGAAGGACACGGAACTGGATCAAGCGCAAAAAGCGGCCCTTTCGCAAGCGGCCCAAGATCGCTTGGTACACGGCTTCCGCGACAATACCTGGTATATGCAGACGGTCGGCACCGACTACGACCTCGCGCCGGCGGCCAGCAAGCGAGTGCCCGTCGTGCGGACGATTTACGCCGAGGTCGACGGCGTGCCGCTACCCGATGGAGATCCAGTGACCGGCAAGAAACGCGAGTTCGCGTGGCTGACCGTGCAAAAATTCACGGCCGACAAGGCGGTTTCGTATCCCTTCAAAGACTTTTCCAGCCTGAAGGCTGCGGCTGCCGGCAAGTCAAGAGATGCGGGGCCGAAATAA
- the eno gene encoding phosphopyruvate hydratase, protein MSSIVDIQARQIFDSRGNPTVEVDVTLVDGSFGRAAVPSGASTGVHEAWELRDGDSKHFLGRGVTKAVANVNDLLSAELSGMDALDQAGLDHRMIELDGTENKKKLGANAILGVSLAAARAAAEHCDLPLYRYLGGPGARLLPVPLMNVINGGAHADNAVDVQEFMLVPLGFESFHEALRAGVETFHQLKKVLKGKNLNTSVGDEGGFAPDLKSNAEALDLIVEAIQQAGYKPGQQVAIALDPAATEFYDATKKVYSFDGRDINSAALVEIFASWVEKYPICSIEDGCGEDDWEGWKMLTQRLGNRIQLVGDDIFVTNTKRLQRGIDEGIANSILIKVNQIGTLTETIEAVQLAARNGYTNVMSHRSGETEDSTIADLAVALGTGQIKTGSASRTDRMAKYNQLLRIEEDLAGGAIYGGPLFKRR, encoded by the coding sequence ATGAGTTCGATCGTCGACATTCAAGCACGACAGATTTTTGATAGCCGCGGCAATCCGACCGTCGAGGTCGATGTCACCCTTGTCGACGGCTCCTTCGGCCGCGCCGCCGTTCCCAGCGGGGCCAGCACCGGCGTGCACGAAGCCTGGGAACTCCGCGACGGCGATTCGAAGCATTTTCTCGGCCGCGGCGTGACGAAGGCGGTCGCGAATGTCAACGATCTATTGTCGGCCGAACTGAGCGGCATGGATGCGCTCGATCAGGCCGGGCTCGACCACCGGATGATCGAACTCGATGGCACGGAGAACAAGAAGAAACTCGGCGCGAATGCGATTTTGGGCGTTTCGCTGGCCGCGGCCCGGGCAGCCGCGGAGCATTGCGACCTGCCGCTTTATCGCTATCTGGGCGGGCCGGGGGCCCGGCTATTGCCGGTGCCGCTGATGAACGTGATCAACGGCGGCGCGCACGCGGACAACGCGGTCGACGTGCAAGAATTCATGCTCGTGCCGCTCGGTTTCGAGTCGTTCCACGAGGCGCTGCGGGCCGGCGTCGAGACGTTTCATCAGCTCAAAAAAGTGCTCAAGGGCAAGAATCTGAATACGTCGGTCGGCGATGAAGGGGGTTTTGCTCCCGACCTGAAGAGCAATGCCGAAGCGCTCGATCTGATCGTCGAGGCCATTCAACAAGCCGGTTACAAGCCGGGCCAGCAGGTCGCGATCGCTCTCGATCCGGCCGCCACCGAATTTTACGACGCCACTAAGAAGGTCTATTCGTTCGACGGCCGCGACATCAATTCCGCCGCCCTGGTGGAAATCTTCGCTTCTTGGGTCGAAAAATATCCGATCTGCTCCATCGAAGACGGCTGCGGCGAAGACGATTGGGAAGGCTGGAAAATGCTCACTCAGCGGCTAGGCAATCGGATTCAATTGGTCGGCGACGATATTTTCGTCACCAACACGAAGCGATTGCAGCGCGGCATCGACGAGGGAATTGCCAACAGCATTCTCATCAAAGTGAATCAGATCGGCACCCTCACCGAAACGATCGAAGCCGTGCAGCTCGCTGCCCGCAATGGCTACACGAACGTGATGAGCCACCGCAGCGGCGAGACCGAAGATTCGACCATCGCCGATCTGGCAGTGGCGCTCGGCACGGGACAAATAAAAACCGGCTCGGCCTCGCGAACCGACCGCATGGCGAAGTACAATCAACTGTTGCGGATCGAAGAAGATCTGGCCGGGGGCGCGATCTACGGCGGCCCGCTGTTCAAACGCCGCTAG
- a CDS encoding tetratricopeptide repeat protein, whose translation MTVRNSSRRDKHGHLAASAIGCWSCVVVAACCGCHLFGSQPAVSKQEATSRQLSQSGISLLEQGNWKKGEDDLAAAIKACPTDPEPHRHYAEALWHRGDKTDALTQMLEAIRLNGDDPQLFVRAGEMSLELGRTDDAGKFAEQAIAVNPRLSNAWTLRGQVAQIQSLAFAAPDPRSQRLIEESLADLNRAMEYQHDDKRTLLLLAELYRQQGRADRALGTLETLRDCYTPGEEPQQILVLEGLAFAALRRFDDAADVYGIALSRDPQSLELHDRLAESQLLGGRPRDAAATVFQALALDPNHAPTRAIAERIDVALRPTETRRE comes from the coding sequence ATGACGGTCCGCAATTCTTCTCGTCGCGACAAGCATGGCCATTTGGCGGCCAGCGCGATCGGTTGTTGGAGTTGCGTCGTCGTAGCGGCTTGTTGCGGATGCCATTTGTTCGGCAGCCAACCGGCGGTTTCGAAACAGGAGGCCACCAGCCGGCAGCTTTCGCAAAGCGGCATCAGCTTGCTTGAGCAGGGCAATTGGAAGAAAGGAGAGGACGACCTCGCCGCCGCAATTAAAGCTTGCCCGACCGACCCCGAGCCGCATCGGCATTATGCCGAGGCCTTATGGCATCGCGGCGACAAAACCGATGCGCTCACGCAAATGCTGGAAGCAATTCGGCTGAATGGCGACGACCCGCAGCTTTTCGTGCGTGCCGGCGAAATGTCGCTCGAACTGGGCCGCACCGACGACGCCGGAAAGTTTGCCGAGCAAGCGATCGCCGTCAACCCGCGGCTGAGCAATGCCTGGACGCTGCGCGGGCAGGTGGCCCAGATTCAATCGCTCGCGTTTGCCGCGCCCGATCCACGATCCCAGCGATTGATCGAAGAATCGCTCGCCGACCTGAACCGTGCGATGGAATATCAGCACGACGACAAGCGAACGTTGCTCTTACTGGCCGAATTGTATCGCCAACAAGGCCGCGCCGACCGGGCTCTCGGCACATTGGAAACGCTCCGAGATTGCTACACCCCCGGCGAGGAACCGCAGCAGATTCTCGTGTTGGAAGGGCTCGCGTTTGCAGCGCTCCGCCGATTCGACGACGCGGCCGATGTTTATGGCATCGCGCTCAGCCGCGATCCGCAATCGCTCGAGTTGCACGACCGCCTGGCCGAATCGCAGCTTTTGGGCGGCCGCCCACGAGACGCGGCAGCCACGGTTTTCCAGGCCCTTGCGCTCGACCCCAATCACGCGCCCACTCGAGCGATTGCCGAACGGATTGACGTTGCCCTCCGGCCGACGGAAACGCGGCGCGAATAG
- a CDS encoding zf-HC2 domain-containing protein yields MNCDVFERRLDEVLDDRLPPESDAALIAHAEHCPSCARSLADHQGLLEAMQLLAWPSECEKLGTRVLAEVVKERGKAWSDPRSEPRAKPQANGSPAVPASTPTLQPFGGGSGRPAQRSLLHTATWIAVATAASLLVSIGTVHWSRSRQAARLAPPKPAETNSSAIAAAMPGPKPGALAIHMPGMHAAAADQSFAGLIGPQQRILMEQMSDGLKPVTRSMSAALHALRRTLPGSEAPARSS; encoded by the coding sequence ATGAACTGCGATGTGTTTGAACGTCGGCTCGACGAAGTGCTGGACGATCGATTGCCACCCGAAAGCGATGCTGCGCTGATCGCGCACGCAGAGCATTGCCCGTCGTGCGCCCGGTCGTTGGCCGATCATCAGGGTCTTCTGGAGGCGATGCAACTGCTTGCCTGGCCGAGCGAGTGCGAGAAACTCGGCACGCGCGTGCTGGCGGAGGTGGTGAAGGAGCGAGGGAAAGCATGGAGCGATCCGCGGAGTGAGCCACGCGCGAAACCGCAAGCGAACGGCAGCCCTGCGGTTCCGGCTTCCACACCCACCTTGCAGCCGTTTGGAGGGGGATCCGGGCGCCCTGCGCAACGCAGCCTTCTGCACACCGCTACGTGGATTGCCGTGGCGACTGCGGCATCGCTGTTGGTGAGCATTGGCACTGTGCATTGGTCGCGATCGCGGCAAGCGGCAAGGCTCGCCCCGCCGAAGCCGGCCGAGACGAATAGCTCGGCGATCGCCGCCGCGATGCCCGGACCGAAACCGGGAGCCTTGGCAATCCATATGCCTGGCATGCACGCTGCCGCCGCAGACCAATCGTTTGCAGGGCTCATTGGCCCGCAGCAGCGAATTCTGATGGAGCAGATGTCCGACGGTCTGAAACCGGTAACGCGTTCGATGTCGGCCGCGTTGCATGCCTTGCGGCGCACGCTGCCGGGAAGCGAAGCTCCGGCTCGGTCGTCGTAG
- a CDS encoding RNA polymerase sigma factor, with translation MQDEFCVLVDRCIAGEPGAILEWVERYQGPVFGLCLKMVRHRQDAEDLTQESLIRALRSLGHWDRARPFLPWLLTIAGNRCRTLLARRTARPPTTPLVDVLPDTAGDDEPARRLAEELLLALEDVRAEYRMAFMLFHQQQMSYASIAEKLERPLGTVKTWVHRARREVIQRLSQRGVLAEVRDELRCV, from the coding sequence GTGCAAGACGAATTCTGCGTTTTGGTCGATCGATGCATCGCCGGGGAGCCGGGCGCGATTCTCGAATGGGTCGAGCGCTATCAAGGCCCGGTGTTCGGGCTCTGTCTGAAAATGGTGCGGCATCGGCAGGATGCGGAAGACCTCACGCAAGAATCGCTGATCCGGGCACTGCGGAGCTTGGGGCATTGGGACCGCGCGCGGCCGTTCTTGCCATGGTTGCTCACCATTGCCGGCAACCGTTGCCGAACGCTGTTGGCTCGACGCACTGCCCGGCCGCCGACGACGCCCTTGGTGGACGTCTTGCCGGACACTGCGGGAGACGACGAGCCGGCCCGGCGGCTGGCGGAAGAACTGTTGCTGGCGCTTGAAGACGTGCGAGCCGAATATCGCATGGCGTTCATGCTTTTTCACCAACAGCAAATGAGCTACGCGTCGATTGCGGAGAAATTGGAGCGGCCCTTGGGAACGGTGAAAACATGGGTTCACCGTGCTCGGCGTGAAGTGATTCAGCGATTGTCCCAGCGCGGCGTCTTGGCGGAGGTGCGCGATGAACTGCGATGTGTTTGA
- a CDS encoding alpha/beta hydrolase, with translation MMQINAKAASPLPRQRRRRPFWYRLIRLAVCVYLGVVALMVFSENALLFHPSRYPSGNWRPQGLAFEDAWFAAADGTRLHGWYVPCDQPRAVILFSHGNGGSIADRAGVFRTLHDRMHSSLLAYDYRGYGRSEGVPTEQGILADARAARKWLAERAGIAEGRIVMMGESLGGGVAVDLAAADGARGLVLENTFSSLPDVAAAHFPWLPVRLLMRAQLNSAAKIPNYHGPLLQVHGDRDQIVPFVSGKKLFAAANEPKQFVVVPGGDHNDPRMPAFLQALDDFLGRLP, from the coding sequence ATGATGCAAATCAATGCGAAGGCAGCTTCGCCGCTTCCGAGGCAGCGACGCCGGCGGCCGTTTTGGTATCGGCTCATTCGATTGGCGGTCTGCGTTTATCTTGGCGTCGTCGCATTGATGGTATTTTCTGAAAACGCGCTGCTCTTCCATCCGTCGCGGTATCCGAGCGGCAATTGGCGGCCGCAGGGCTTGGCCTTCGAAGACGCTTGGTTCGCTGCCGCCGACGGCACGCGGCTGCACGGATGGTATGTGCCCTGCGATCAACCTCGGGCCGTGATTCTCTTTTCGCACGGTAATGGCGGCAGCATCGCCGACCGGGCCGGCGTGTTTCGGACGCTGCACGACCGGATGCATTCCAGCCTGCTGGCCTACGATTATCGTGGATACGGCCGGAGCGAAGGCGTGCCCACCGAGCAAGGCATCCTGGCCGACGCTCGCGCCGCGCGAAAATGGCTGGCCGAGCGGGCCGGCATCGCGGAAGGGCGGATCGTCATGATGGGCGAATCGTTGGGAGGCGGAGTTGCCGTCGATCTGGCAGCGGCCGATGGTGCCCGCGGGTTGGTTCTGGAAAACACATTCAGCTCGCTGCCGGATGTGGCCGCGGCCCACTTTCCCTGGCTGCCGGTGCGGCTGCTCATGCGGGCCCAGTTGAATTCGGCCGCCAAGATTCCGAACTATCATGGTCCGCTCCTTCAGGTGCACGGCGACCGCGATCAGATTGTGCCCTTCGTGAGCGGCAAGAAGCTATTCGCAGCCGCGAATGAACCGAAGCAGTTTGTGGTCGTTCCCGGCGGCGATCACAACGATCCGCGAATGCCGGCGTTCTTGCAAGCCCTCGACGATTTCCTCGGCCGGCTGCCGTGA